The following proteins are encoded in a genomic region of Sparus aurata chromosome 23, fSpaAur1.1, whole genome shotgun sequence:
- the kpnb1 gene encoding importin subunit beta-1, with amino-acid sequence MELITILEKTVSPDRNELEAAQKFLEQAAIENLPTFLVELSKVLANPGNTQVARVAAGLQVKNSLTSKDPDVKTQYQQRWLAIDANARREIKNYVLQTLGTETYRPSSASQCVAGIACAEIPVNQWPELIPQLVANVTDPSSTEHMKESTLEAIGYICQDIDPEQLQENANQILTAIIQGMRKEEPSNNVKLAATNALLNSLEFTKANFDKETERHFIMQVVCEATQCPDTRVRVAALQNLVKIMSLYYQYMETYMGPALFAITIEAMKSDIDEVALQGIEFWSNVCDEEMDLAIEASEASEQGRPPEHTSKFYAKGALQYLVPILTQTLTKQDENDDDDDWNPCKAAGVCLMLLATCCEDDVVPHVLPFIKEHIKHPDWRYRDASVMAFGSILEGPELNQLKPLVIQAMPTLIELMKDPSVVVRDTTAWTVGRICELLPEAAINEIYLAPLLQCLIEGLGAEPRVASNVCWAFSSLAEAAYEATDAAEDQEEPSTYCLSSSFEIIVQKLLETTDRPDGHQNNLRSAAYEALMEIVKNSAKDCYPAVQKTTLVIMERLQQVLQMESHIQSTSDRIQFNDLQSLLCATLQNVLRKVQHQDALQISDVVMASLLRMFQSTAGSGGVQEDALMAVSTLVEVLGSDFQKYMDAFKPFLGIGLKNYAEYQVCLAAVGLVCDLCRALMSNILPYCDEIMQLLLENLGNENVHRSVKPQILSAFGDIALAIGGEFKKYLDIVLDTLQQASQAQVDKTDYDMVDYLNELREGCLEAYTGIIQGLKGDQENVHPDVMLVQPRVEFILSFIHHIAEDEDHSDGVVANAAGLIGDLCTAFGKDVMKLVEVRPLINDLLTEGRRSKTTKTKTLATWATKELRKLKSQA; translated from the exons ATGGAGCTCATCACTATTCTCGAGAAAACGGTCTCTCCAG ATCGGAATGAACTGGAGGCGGCACAGAAGTTTCTGGAGCAGGCGGCGATAGAGAATCTG cctACATTCCTGGTGGAGTTGTCTAAAGTGTTGGCGAACCCGGGGAACACTCAGGTGGCTCGAGTTGCTGCCGGTCTGCAGGTGAAGAACTCTCTGACCTCAAAAGACCCCGATGTCAAGACACAGTACCAGCAGAGATGGCTGGCCATCGACGCCAACGCTCGCCGCGAGATCAAGAACTAC GTCTTACAGACTCTGGGCACGGAGACGTACCGGCCCAGCTCGGCGTCGCAGTGCGTCGCCGGGATCGCCTGCGCAGAGATCCCAGTTAACCAGTGGCCCGAGCTGATCCCACAGCTGGTCGCCAACGTCACCGACCCCTCGAGCACCGAACACATGAAGGAGTCCACGCTGGAGGCCATCGGATACATCTGCCAGGACATC GACCCCGAGCAGCTGCAGGAAAACGCCAACCAGATCCTGACAGCCATCATTCAGGGCATGAGGAAGGAGGAGCCCAGTAACAACGTCAAACTGGCCGCCACCAACGCCCTGCTCAACTCCCTGGAGTTCACCAAAGCCAACTTCGACAAGGAG ACGGAGAGACACTTCATCATGCAGGTGGTGTGTGAAGCCACGCAGTGTCCCGACACCAGA GTGCGCGTGGCGGCCTTACAGAACCTGGTGAAGATCATGTCTCTGTACTATCAGTACATGGAGACGTACATGGGCCCGGCGCTGTTCGCG ATCACCATTGAGGCGATGAAGAGCGACATCGATGAGGTGGCCTTACAGGGCATCGAGTTCTGGTCCAACGTCTGTGACGAGGAGATGGACCTGGCCATCGAGGCCTCAGAG GCCTCGGAGCAGGGACGCCCGCCTGAGCACACCAGTAAGTTCTACGCCAAAGGAGCCCTGCAGTACCTGGTGCCCATCCTGACCCAGACCCTCACCAAACAG GACGAGAATGACGACGATGACGACTGGAACCCCTGTAAGGCGgcaggtgtgtgtctgatgctgctggccACCTGCTGTGAGGACGACGTGGTTCCTCACGTTCTGCCCTTCATCAAAGAACACATCAAACATCCCGACTGGCGCTACAGAGACGCGTCCGTCATGGCCTTCGGATCCATCCTGGAAGGACCTGAACTCAACCAGCTCAAACCCCTCGTCATACAG GCGATGCCGACTCTGATCGAGCTGATGAAGGACCCCAGTGTGGTGGTGAGGGACACCACGGCGTGGACGGTGGGGAGGATCTGTGAGCTGCTGCCTGAAGCCGCCATCAACGAGATCTACCTGGCACCCCTGCTGCAGTGTCTGATCGAGGGCCTGGGGGCGGAGCCACGCGTGGCCTCCAACGTCTGCTGG GCCTTCTCGTCTCTGGCTGAGGCAGCGTATGAAGCCACAGACGCTGCAGAGGACCAGGAGGAGCCCAGCACCTACTGTCTGTCCTCGTCCTTCGAAATCATCGTCCAGAAACTCCTGGAGaccacagacag GCCCGACGGTCACCAGAACAACCTGCGCTCGGCTGCCTACGAGGCTCTGATGGAGATCGTCAAGAACAGTGCGAAGGACTGTTACCCTGCGGTGCAGAAGACCACGCTGGTCATCATGGAGAGACTGCAGCAGGTCCTCCAGATGGAG TCTCACATCCAGAGCACCTCAGACAGAATCCAGTTCAACGACCTGCAGTCACTGCTGTGTGCCACTCTACAG AACGTCCTCCGTAAAGTGCAGCACCAGGACGCCCTGCAGATCTCCGACGTGGTCATGGCGTCTCTGCTCAGGATGTTCCAGAGCACCGCCGGCTCCGGAGGCGTTCAGGAGGACGCTCTGATGGCCGTGTCCACGCTGGTcgaag ttctGGGCAGCGACTTCCAGAAATACATGGATGCCTTTAAGCCTTTCCTGGGTATCGGACTGAAGAACTATGCTGAGTATCAG gtgtgtctggCGGCGGTGGGTCTGGTGTGTGACCTGTGCCGAGCTCTGATGTCCAACATCCTGCCTTACTGTGACGAGATcatgcagctgctgctggagaacCTCGGG aatGAGAACGTCCATCGGTCAGTGAAGCCTCAGATCCTCTCGGCGTTCGGTGACATCGCGTTGGCCATCGGAGGAGAGTTTAAGAAGTACCTGGACATCGTCCTGGACACCCTGCAGCAGGCCTCTCAGGCTCAGGTGGACAAG ACGGACTACGACATGGTGGACTACCTGAACGAGCTGAGGGAGGGCTGCCTGGAGGCGTACACCGGGATCATCCAGGGCCTGAAGGGGGACCAGGAGAACGTGCACC ctgatGTGATGTTGGTCCAGCCTCGAGTGGAGTTCATCCTCTCCTTCATTCATCACATAGCTGAGGATGAAGATCACTCTGACGGAGTCGTGGCCAACGCTGCTGGACTCATtgg CGACCTGTGCACGGCGTTCGGTAAAGACGTGATGAAGCTGGTGGAGGTTCGTCCGCTCATCAACGACCTGCTGACGGAGGGCCGCCGCTCCAAAACCACCAAGACCAAGACGCTCGCCACCTGGGCCACCAAGGAGCTCCGCAAGCTCAAGAGCCAGGCCTG a